Within Scomber japonicus isolate fScoJap1 chromosome 18, fScoJap1.pri, whole genome shotgun sequence, the genomic segment GCTGCTCATTGTCAGCTGCATATTACCTTTTGTTTTCACTGACAACTTAATCAAAACAGAAAGACTGCACTGGTCCagctctgcttttgtttttaccccccacccccctcccctcctcagtTTATATTAGCTGGAGTGACCCTTTAAATGTCTGTGCTGGGGCTCGTCATGTTTATTGTTGCTTGACGGAGGTTGTTTGTGCTGAGGAGGGACACTCTTCTTCACTCCTCAGAGCTCACAGAGCTACCCACCACTTAATTAGCttcagaatttaatttatagtgCTAATTTGGCCGAGAAGGGGTTTCTCTGGGTGCATGTGAGCTGAAGCAGTGTCCTTTCTGCTCCGGTGCTTTGACTGGCATATGGCAGTAATCCCCAGGTAGACCCTGCTGCCTTATTATCTCAGCTTGTCATCACCTATGCAAAGGCAAAAACCTTGATGATAGCCTATTCCTCCAGTCTCACTCTCTGCTTGCATATTTAGCCTACCTCCCATTATTTGGCAGGTAGATGTGCAGCATCCCCACTTCAATGGGTCTCTAAATAACAAACAGTGCAAAGTTATATTGGATGAAAACTGAAGTGAGAGACATTCATAATAATATTCATGCCCtgttattatattgtgtgtgtgtgtgtgtgtgtgtgtgtgtgtgtgtgtgtggcaaccCCCTCAGTTCATGCAGGCCTGCTTACTCtcaataataatacatcaaaaTGGGCTTCTGCTGTCATATATAGGCTATGTATGACTTTGCCTGTGCGTTTTTGTGCGATCACTGTGGCTCTGGTGCTCGAATGAAAGCCAACCTGACATGCAGTGGATGCTATGTGGCACATTTGCAGCACTGATAATGAGTCCATGTAAACAAAAATAGGACTATAGATCCCGCCGTTGCTCTCACTCGCAACAATAGGCCTGTAGAAACGGATCCTTCAAGCTGTGAAGCAAATCTGCAGGTGAGGAATACAAATAAGACACaatgaggggaggggagggatggagaagaagaaggaggaggaggaggaggaggaggaggaggaggaggaggagggagatttcTGGACCTGAAAGATTaggatgtttttattaaaactgcGAGCCGTGGTTTATGATTTTGAGCGTTCACCGTGCTGCTGAGAGAAGAAGCCTGCACATTATTAAGCGAGCTGTTTCTTCTAATGTCATTGGATGACATTGGATCTTGGGTATGTTgctagttttttgtttttcttcttataaTGAAAGGTACAAAACGCAATGGGTGCTGTAGGTAGCTTAGCTGTGTCTGTACTCAAGGTTTTTAGCAGTGATGGCTGTTGCAGGTCATGTACCGGCAGATCCTTCCTCAGctcagatcttttttttaattcaatccCTTTAACTCAGGTGGTAGAGAGGAATTTGCTTCCACAGATGATGCAAAATGGGGGCCTATTTATAGCCCACTTTGGCcaaccaccaccccccccccccccccattttatCCTTCaatgtcacctttttttttttttggcatgtaGAAGGAAAATGTAAATCTCGTCTTGAGCCGTCACTGCTGAATCCTGCAGGCTGCGCAGCTTTATCTATAATAACATTAGAATTGTCTTTTAATCGGAGGCGTCTTTCTAATCTTAGCAGCCGAATCCCCATCTGGCAGGGAAGTGAATGTGAGtgaattgtttttgtgtgtgtctgtgtgtgtgtgtgtgttatgtgtgagtgtatgtgtatgtttgtgtatgggGGGGaatgggggaggggaggggaggggaagagaaGATCGCGTGCATTGCATGGTGGGAAATGGTGTTCTTTGGACTCGAGCGACTGTCCTGCCATTTTACAATTCTTCCTCACTTACTCCGTCGTtgcattttcttctctcttttttttgcttcctaATGTTTGGTAGAGTCGGACTGTGCGTGGTGGTGGTGAATGAACCCCGTGTGACTGTGCTAAAGCGTTAAGCAGGAGGCGCTGCATGCGATCGGATTCAGATTATAAAGGATTTATGAAGCCCACAACACAGCATCTGTTACATCCTTCAGTACATTCTGCACttgatacaaaaacaaaatagaaaacAGTGCATTTATAATTGCTGTGTGTCGTTTAATTTGATTCCTAAAGGCATTGTGCTGGGATGTTTTTATGACTTTGAATTCATTCCACAATAAATGAATCTGtccagtttctttttaaatcaatgttatACCTCAGAGGTCAGTATAGAAGTGTCTCAATCCATATTGTATCAGGCAATGACACTCCCACTGGTCTCATacctgcaggtgtgtgtatttcttGTGTTTCTTGCTTTTATTAGGGTCATGACCTGTATGGAGGCCCATGGAATGATTCTATGTGTCAATAAGTTCATATATTGACTAACCTTTTCCAACAGGAGGTCACccattgtttgttttagttAACAGTGACCAGAAGTGCTTTAATCATATcatatttctttattgttttgttttatgtttgtgtggagaaaatgaataatattcCAAATCCAGTAGGAGTTTTCTTCACCATAGTATGTaacctcatttttaaaaattatgtAAGTAATACTTGTTCAAATGCgtaaaattataattaatccctggaaaaatgtaatttattttggtGGCACACTGCAGCCTCTATATAAACAAgcccactcccccccccccccacccccccccacccccattaAATGTTACTAAAATTAACTGTGTACAGTTGCATAACTCCTCCTCTTTTGATCCATCTCCCCTCATATTTTCCTCTGGTTCATACTAGGTAAAATgactgctttttttctctttcttcttcacaGGTGGGACCTGAAAACATTGTTGGACACCTGTGACAACCACAAACGGCCTGCAACCTGCCGCCCCTGCCTTCAAGGTGCCTTTACCATGgtgacaataaaaaaatcatacacTTTACAGTAAGCCAGAGGAAGAACCCCTTGTTGCAGTTGCGTTGCCTCACTTTCAGCACCATCATCTTTATCACTCTACTCCCAAGACGGCGCTAATCCGGTGCAGCCATGCATCTGGAAGTGAAGGTCGCCCTCAACTTCATTGTGTCCTACCTGTACAACAAGCTGCCTCGGCGTCGAGCTGACCTGTTTGGTGAGGAGCTGGAGAGGATACTGGTTTCTCGTTTTGAGGGTCACTGGTACCCTGAAGCCCCTCTCCGGGGTTCCGCCTTCCGCTGCATTCACCTTGGAGCGCCAAGGGATCCAGTGGTGGAGTTGGCCGCCAAGAGAAGTGGACTGGACACAGAGGAGGTGCGCGCCAATGTTCCCGCGGAGCTCAGTGTGTGGATCGACCCGTACGAGGTATCCTACCAGATTGGAGAGAAAGGGGCGGTGAAGGTGCTCTACCTGGAGGACCCCCCAGGCCTCGGGTGTGACGGTGAGAGGGTGGAGGGGGTgatgagagaaggaaaaggagacgcAGAGGCGGAGGAAGCAAAGAGTCTGGGGTTCAATCCAGATGCTCAGGTGTTCGTGCCAATTGGAAGCCAGGCGTCTCCCGCCCTCATGCCGTCGCTCTCGAGCTCTCCCACACCTCTGTCCGCCCCGTCATGCCCCGGGCTCTTCAGCTACCCGAGCTCCAGCACACCCACCGACCCAGCCGCCCACTCCTCCAACACCTCCACCCCTTCTCCTCCCAGTGGTGGGCTGCCCTACCTCTCCACTCAGCAGCCGCCCTCCGCCCTCCCCACTGCCCGTCCCCAACCCATCACCTTCACCACCGCCAGCTTTGCCGCCACTAAATTTGGCTCGACCAAGATGAAGAAGTGCAGCGGGGCCAGTTCGGCAGCTAGCTCCGGCGTGGCGGTCGGCGTGCCACCCGCCCAGAGGATGCTCACCCGCTCTCCCACCACCATCTCGGCTCCTGAGCTACTCAAGCACAAGCCGCTGTCTCTCTCCTTGCACTCCCTCGGAGGTCCCATCCCCAGCCAGCTCTCCCCCAACGCCAAAGAGTTCGTTTACCCAGGTTCCCCAGGCCCCCTTTACTTCGACGCTGACACCCAGCCCATGCAACCTCACGCCAGCCCTTTCCAACCCCCCCACACTGTCAGCACCCACCCGTCCTTCGACCCCTTCTCCAGCCCTCCTCCAGCACAGAGCGTGGGCATCATCGGCAGCAGCGGAGGAATCTCCTACATGGAGAAGCCGCCGTTTGTTGAGGGTTTAGGAAGCTACAACCTGCAATATCCCAGCCAGTCCTTCCAGCCTGTTGTGCTGGCCAACTAAGCCTTCATTTGTAATGAGAAGAATTGTTGTAGGAGGAGTTGGGTTGAGAACAGCAATGCTCCagatattttcagtttttctaacAAATTGTTCGAATACTAATACAAGCTAAGAATTAGTTTTATTACAAAGATTTAAAATACCACGTCCACTGAATATTTCATGTGACTTGTTTTGTTCCCTCATAACCCTCGACCCCACCCCTGCACTTTTGTCCACTGCTGTTACTCGTTACACGTTTAAGTGTGTTGGCTTTGATGACCGGAGCGGGTCGGGGTGATGTTACCTGTCTACCTGCAGTCGTTGCCAATCtcttctgtttattattttgcattgaatgtttaaatgtgggagacttgtttttttttgttttgttttgggttggttttttttggacTCGTAGTCTAATGGACCCGGCTCTAGTAAAGCTCCATTTTGCACTGCACTGTCATGCTGTGAAAAAGGACCTCGCCAAGTCCTGCAGGGAACGACGGCTGTGGAAAGCTCAGCACTTTGCTCTGCAATCTGCTCTGCCCTACTTGCCACAAATACAGAGAGGGGGGCTctgctgtctctgtgtgtgtagtcctgttctgttttgttgtggCTCAGCGTGAGCCAGAGACTCAGTGTTTGTACGGTGGGCCCATTACCCTTGAAACACACGTGTGCATGGGCACAATTTGACTCTGTCGTCTCATCACCCACCCCAtgtatattaaaaacattttatagtcaGCTGGAGTATGTACATGACGTGGGTTGAAAGGGAGGATCGAGGGGGGGGCGATGTAGTGGAATGTATTGTAcctgtcggggggggggggggggggggggggggggggggggggctgcagcTGGGAAGGTCAGGGAAACCTTGGTGAATGTGGGAAGTAAATGAATctttgcattttaaaacaaataaccaTTAGCTAATACctcagtcagacacacacacacacacacacacacacacacacacacacacacacacacacacacacacacggtgcaAGCTATGGCTTCATAAATCTAAGCCTAAGCagtacatacacaaaaaaatatctgcacacacatttccagtcagcagtgtgtgaaGGTGAACAGGCGGAGAAGAGaaaggggtgaggggggggggggggggtgcagcaGTTAAGCAGTAGGGATTGTGATAAATGGCTTAGCATGACTTTGACTATGAAGGAGCGGTTTTCCCTCTGCACAgcaagggaagagagggagatggTAGAGAAGAGGGAGACGGAAGAAAAAcgagaggaagggaagcagcTAGAGAGTTGTGTTGCCTCTGTGGCATCCAGGGTGTAacgagctgagagagagagagagaaagagagagagacactttaAAACCCACAGCACGTTTCTGGTGAGCTTAAATGGTATTGA encodes:
- the LOC128379068 gene encoding protein Tob2; its protein translation is MHLEVKVALNFIVSYLYNKLPRRRADLFGEELERILVSRFEGHWYPEAPLRGSAFRCIHLGAPRDPVVELAAKRSGLDTEEVRANVPAELSVWIDPYEVSYQIGEKGAVKVLYLEDPPGLGCDGERVEGVMREGKGDAEAEEAKSLGFNPDAQVFVPIGSQASPALMPSLSSSPTPLSAPSCPGLFSYPSSSTPTDPAAHSSNTSTPSPPSGGLPYLSTQQPPSALPTARPQPITFTTASFAATKFGSTKMKKCSGASSAASSGVAVGVPPAQRMLTRSPTTISAPELLKHKPLSLSLHSLGGPIPSQLSPNAKEFVYPGSPGPLYFDADTQPMQPHASPFQPPHTVSTHPSFDPFSSPPPAQSVGIIGSSGGISYMEKPPFVEGLGSYNLQYPSQSFQPVVLAN